One region of Rhodocaloribacter litoris genomic DNA includes:
- a CDS encoding methylmalonyl-CoA mutase family protein: protein MNAPPDRSPGKALFSEFPPVPTAAWETQIHKDLKGTDYLDKLSWHTPDGLTLRPFYRREDLEGLDHLRAAPGCPPFVRGTHATPEAVRLAVTIVHDDLAEANRLARTLRSDPADVVEVHLPLEVRDDRLHGVPVRKQDDLARLLDGLPLDATPLHVSGASTALPLLAMWLNLAEAQGLDVGRLQGTFGFDPLSPFERFGWLHDAGAVEHTARLLAATAARAPGLRVLACDAVRLHEAGATSVQVLAFTLGAASDLLARLSDRGLSPETILDALHVTMPLDVHFFLSVARFRAFRLLFARLVEAYTGSPPEPANGPARPFVVARVSRSHHTRYDPYVNMLRATTGAAAAFVGGCDVLCLEPHDALDGRSDAFGHRIALNTGRILHHEAHLDRVIDPAGGSYYLETLTDRLAEAAWERFRTLEAEGGLLEALRRGTVQREIAARRQRRDQEVALRRAVLVGVNQYPDLDERILDRVERAAPGHPLTPAKHRPDAPDLDTLRRALREGTPLDALLPPTPGGTVPDADALCPHRGAEALERLRLRTERHARMTGHLPTVFLLPFGEPAMRNARATFARNFFGCAGFSIVAPPGWDDPLEGIEAAAGASPDLVVLCSTDDAYPAHTARIVERLRARGVAAPVVVAGHPEAHLDALRRAGVDAFIHRRSNLLEALEHFQQKLGIE, encoded by the coding sequence ATGAACGCACCACCCGACCGTTCACCCGGAAAAGCGCTTTTTTCCGAGTTCCCGCCGGTGCCCACCGCAGCCTGGGAAACACAGATCCACAAGGACCTGAAAGGGACCGATTACCTGGACAAGCTCTCCTGGCACACACCGGACGGCCTCACGCTGCGGCCGTTCTACCGGCGGGAAGACCTGGAAGGGCTGGACCACCTCCGGGCTGCGCCGGGCTGCCCTCCGTTCGTGCGCGGAACCCACGCCACGCCGGAGGCGGTGCGCCTGGCCGTCACGATCGTCCACGACGACCTCGCCGAGGCCAACCGGCTGGCCCGCACGCTCCGTTCCGACCCCGCCGACGTCGTGGAAGTGCACCTGCCCCTCGAGGTCCGGGACGACCGCCTCCACGGCGTGCCAGTCCGGAAGCAGGACGACCTGGCGCGGTTGCTCGACGGCCTCCCGCTCGACGCGACGCCGCTTCACGTCTCGGGCGCCTCGACGGCCCTGCCGCTCCTGGCCATGTGGCTCAACCTGGCCGAAGCACAGGGCCTCGACGTGGGTCGGCTGCAGGGCACCTTCGGGTTCGATCCGCTCTCCCCGTTCGAGCGGTTCGGCTGGCTGCACGATGCGGGCGCCGTCGAGCACACGGCCCGGCTGCTGGCCGCAACCGCCGCCCGGGCGCCCGGCCTCCGGGTGCTGGCCTGCGACGCCGTGCGCCTCCATGAGGCCGGCGCCACATCCGTGCAGGTGCTCGCCTTCACGCTGGGCGCCGCCAGCGATCTGCTGGCCCGGCTCTCCGACCGGGGGCTCTCCCCGGAGACGATCCTCGACGCCCTGCACGTGACGATGCCCCTCGACGTGCACTTTTTCCTGTCGGTCGCCCGCTTCCGCGCTTTTCGGCTGCTCTTCGCCCGCCTGGTCGAAGCCTACACGGGGTCGCCGCCGGAACCCGCCAACGGCCCGGCCCGCCCGTTCGTCGTGGCGCGGGTCTCCCGTTCCCACCACACCCGCTACGACCCCTACGTCAACATGCTGCGGGCGACCACCGGGGCCGCAGCCGCCTTCGTGGGCGGGTGCGACGTGCTGTGCCTCGAACCCCACGACGCCCTCGACGGGCGCTCCGACGCCTTCGGTCATCGCATAGCCCTGAACACGGGCCGCATCCTCCACCACGAAGCACACCTGGACCGGGTGATCGACCCCGCCGGCGGCTCGTATTACCTGGAAACCCTGACCGACCGGCTGGCCGAAGCCGCCTGGGAACGGTTCCGCACGCTGGAGGCCGAGGGCGGGCTGCTCGAAGCGCTGCGCCGCGGCACCGTACAACGCGAGATCGCCGCCCGCCGCCAGCGGCGCGATCAGGAGGTCGCCCTGCGCCGGGCGGTGCTCGTCGGGGTCAACCAGTACCCCGACCTCGACGAGCGCATCCTGGACCGGGTCGAACGGGCCGCCCCCGGCCATCCCCTCACCCCGGCGAAACACCGGCCGGATGCGCCCGACCTCGACACCCTGCGCCGTGCCCTCCGGGAAGGCACCCCGCTCGACGCCCTCCTTCCTCCCACACCCGGCGGAACCGTACCGGACGCCGACGCGCTGTGCCCGCACCGGGGCGCCGAAGCGCTCGAGCGGCTGCGGCTCCGCACCGAACGGCACGCCCGCATGACGGGACACCTCCCCACGGTCTTCCTCCTGCCCTTCGGCGAGCCGGCGATGCGAAACGCCCGTGCCACCTTCGCCCGTAACTTTTTCGGTTGCGCCGGCTTCTCGATCGTCGCCCCCCCCGGCTGGGACGACCCGCTCGAAGGCATCGAAGCAGCCGCCGGCGCCAGCCCGGACCTCGTCGTCCTGTGCAGCACCGACGACGCCTACCCCGCACACACCGCCCGGATCGTCGAGCGCCTGCGCGCCCGCGGCGTGGCCGCACCGGTCGTCGTGGCCGGCCATCCCGAAGCCCACCTGGACGCCCTCCGCCGGGCCGGCGTGGACGCCTTCATCCACCGCCGGTCCAACCTGCTCGAAGCGCTCGAACACTTCCAGCAGAAGCTGGGGATCGAATAA